One window of the Eucalyptus grandis isolate ANBG69807.140 chromosome 8, ASM1654582v1, whole genome shotgun sequence genome contains the following:
- the LOC120287005 gene encoding pathogenesis-related protein STH-2-like, with product MGVVTFAQELESPVAPDRLFKALMLDSHVLFPKLMPQYIKRIDLIQGDGALAVSSKPTSLRYAKHRIDELDADLPLQVYFDQKGDILSDDLKSVVYEMEFVDDGNGGSICRMSSYYCSDRDIKFRDG from the exons ATGGGTGTGGTCACTTTTGCGCAAGAGCTAGAATCGCCAGTTGCTCCGGACCGACTCTTCAAAGCTTTGATGCTCGATTCACACGTGCTGTTCCCTAAGCTCATGCCTCAGTACATCAAGAGAATTGACCTGATTCAAGGTGATGGAGCGTTGGCAGTGTCAAGCAAACCGACTTCTCTCAG ATATGCGAAGCATCGGATCGATGAGCTGGACGCGGACCTTCCGTTGCAAGTATACTTTGATCAGAAAGGGGACATACTCAGTGACGACCTGAAGTCTGTGGTGTATGAGATGGAGTTTGTCGATGATGGCAATGGTGGGTCCATCTGTAGGATGTCGAGCTACTATTGTTCAGACCGAGACATCAAGTTCAGAGATGGATAG